The following proteins come from a genomic window of Gynuella sunshinyii YC6258:
- a CDS encoding Hint domain-containing protein: MMMHLFKKEITMKNILIFATLVLLGQYALAVDYSNPNDSIYTPTESTNRCDEFLANSKAECQEYNRQAAEAGCIGLTEEALAILKDKKLVAGCIFKDFKLQFTFTCKCGCFHPSTDILTSTGQTSVDKIVAAPDMYEVHAFTAEGQYSNLFNDVYDVTRGDNLEPLVAISAGGRDVKVTASHPVLVLAQGDSDITVVKAKDLDPALHQLVLAGGDAVVIDSLDKNVPYYGRVYNFSTGTEESDMADHIVSANGLLMGDLYLQNTLGKEAAAIQARQ; the protein is encoded by the coding sequence TTGATGATGCATTTGTTTAAAAAGGAAATAACAATGAAAAACATTCTAATATTCGCAACTCTGGTACTACTGGGCCAGTATGCACTGGCAGTAGATTACAGCAACCCAAATGATTCTATTTATACTCCGACTGAAAGTACCAATCGGTGTGATGAATTTCTCGCAAATTCTAAGGCAGAATGTCAGGAATATAACCGCCAAGCAGCTGAAGCAGGCTGTATTGGTCTGACTGAAGAGGCTTTGGCAATTCTGAAGGATAAAAAACTGGTTGCAGGATGTATCTTTAAAGACTTCAAACTGCAATTTACATTTACTTGTAAGTGCGGTTGTTTTCATCCATCAACAGATATTCTGACGTCCACAGGACAAACCTCAGTTGATAAGATTGTGGCAGCACCGGACATGTATGAAGTGCATGCTTTCACTGCGGAAGGCCAATACTCCAACCTCTTCAATGATGTTTACGATGTCACCCGTGGCGATAATCTGGAGCCATTGGTGGCGATCAGTGCCGGTGGTCGCGATGTGAAAGTGACAGCCTCCCACCCCGTATTAGTTTTGGCACAAGGTGACAGTGATATTACTGTAGTAAAAGCCAAAGATCTTGATCCTGCTTTGCATCAGTTGGTTCTGGCTGGTGGCGATGCGGTTGTAATTGATTCTCTGGACAAAAACGTTCCTTACTATGGTCGCGTTTACAACTTCTCTACCGGTACTGAAGAAAGTGACATGGCGGATCACATTGTATCGGCCAATGGTCTACTGATGGGTGACCTGTATCTTCAGAATACACTCGGAAAAGAAGCTGCCGCTATCCAGGCTCGCCAATAA
- a CDS encoding IS630 family transposase, whose translation METTTDTRKLPREVIEEKRRMAHRLLMRGFTRAEIGQELGGVHPDTIGRWLKLDTTNLTVNRGGRKQGEARRLSADQEKHIRSQIIDKTPDQLKLDYVLWTRKAVCELIEQEFKIQLPVRTVGDYLKRWGMTPQKPAKRAYEQNPKAVQQWLDDDYPKIKAQAKRENAEIYWGDETGMRNDSQHERGYAPKGKTPVVRLNANRTSTNMISAVTNQGKVRFKIFDGSMNTDILIDFCERIIKSAGRKVYLILDNLRVHHTKVFKAWQEKHRADIAVFYLPSYSPELNPDEYLNCDLKAGVHSGKPARNKEKLKKKVRSHMQMLQKKPGRVRKYFIHKKIAYAA comes from the coding sequence ATGGAAACGACAACAGACACAAGAAAACTACCACGAGAAGTGATCGAAGAAAAACGCCGCATGGCACATCGGTTACTCATGCGTGGATTCACACGCGCAGAGATTGGTCAAGAGCTCGGCGGCGTACATCCAGATACGATCGGTCGATGGTTAAAGCTCGACACAACCAACCTCACTGTCAATCGAGGGGGGCGTAAGCAGGGAGAAGCAAGACGGTTATCTGCTGACCAGGAAAAACACATTAGATCACAGATCATCGACAAAACGCCCGACCAGTTAAAACTGGATTATGTCTTGTGGACACGAAAGGCCGTGTGCGAGTTGATTGAGCAGGAATTCAAGATCCAGTTGCCAGTGAGAACGGTCGGTGATTATCTCAAACGTTGGGGCATGACCCCCCAAAAACCTGCAAAACGAGCGTACGAGCAAAATCCGAAAGCCGTTCAACAGTGGTTGGATGACGATTATCCGAAGATCAAAGCTCAAGCAAAACGTGAAAACGCAGAGATATACTGGGGCGATGAGACGGGTATGCGTAATGACAGCCAGCACGAACGAGGCTATGCCCCAAAAGGAAAGACACCGGTTGTTCGGCTTAATGCCAACCGTACTTCCACCAATATGATTTCGGCGGTGACCAATCAGGGAAAAGTTCGATTTAAGATATTCGATGGGTCAATGAATACCGACATTCTGATTGATTTTTGTGAGCGTATCATCAAAAGCGCGGGCAGAAAGGTCTATCTGATATTGGATAATCTTCGTGTTCACCACACAAAAGTATTTAAAGCTTGGCAGGAAAAACATCGGGCAGACATAGCGGTATTTTATTTACCATCCTACTCACCGGAACTGAATCCGGATGAATATTTGAATTGTGATTTGAAAGCAGGTGTTCACAGTGGCAAGCCAGCGAGAAACAAAGAAAAATTAAAGAAAAAAGTTCGAAGTCATATGCAAATGTTACAAAAGAAACCTGGTCGAGTGCGGAAATATTTTATCCATAAAAAAATTGCTTACGCTGCATAA
- a CDS encoding DMT family transporter, which produces MWIAFAIAAAFFFGLRGILYQRFSRQGSDRHLTLLGVFLIGFVISLIMMLMTGHRVQTPAGIWVGLAMGLASYLGNMALYRGFATGKTSLVGVLAGTIPLFTVVLAFFIWNERLSGVQLAAFLVICVGIYMIHYSNGLSLKGMKGAEWGLVAAFFFAMNDLLSKQSTLLHSGIFASLTLMFASGSLMFAISWWHSRSSERGKGVVYASYASLVTGVGIGIINMSGVFMILNAFKTGKTGLVSALTAMSILVILTYSRLILKETFVRTELAGIILSLMGIVILRLGG; this is translated from the coding sequence GTGTGGATCGCTTTTGCCATTGCGGCTGCTTTCTTTTTTGGTCTTCGCGGGATTCTATATCAGCGGTTTTCGCGTCAGGGCAGTGATCGTCATCTGACCCTGCTGGGGGTGTTTCTGATCGGATTCGTGATCAGCCTGATCATGATGCTGATGACCGGACATCGGGTCCAGACGCCGGCTGGTATCTGGGTGGGGCTGGCCATGGGACTGGCATCCTATCTTGGCAATATGGCGTTATATCGCGGGTTTGCCACCGGCAAAACCTCACTGGTGGGCGTGCTGGCCGGCACTATTCCTTTATTCACCGTAGTACTGGCCTTTTTTATCTGGAATGAGCGTTTAAGCGGGGTACAGCTGGCGGCATTTCTGGTGATTTGTGTTGGCATCTACATGATCCATTATTCCAATGGCTTATCTCTGAAAGGCATGAAAGGTGCAGAGTGGGGGCTCGTTGCGGCTTTTTTCTTTGCCATGAATGATCTGCTGTCCAAACAATCCACCTTATTGCATTCCGGCATCTTTGCCAGCCTGACATTAATGTTTGCCTCCGGCAGTTTGATGTTTGCCATCAGCTGGTGGCACAGTCGTTCCAGCGAACGGGGAAAAGGTGTTGTTTATGCCAGTTATGCCAGCCTGGTCACTGGAGTGGGTATCGGTATCATCAATATGTCCGGCGTATTTATGATACTGAATGCATTCAAAACCGGAAAAACCGGCCTGGTTTCAGCGCTGACGGCCATGAGTATTCTGGTGATTCTGACTTACAGTCGTTTGATACTGAAAGAGACCTTTGTCCGTACCGAACTGGCTGGCATCATTCTCTCCTTGATGGGCATTGTGATTCTGCGCCTGGGGGGGTAA
- a CDS encoding chitosanase, which yields MNPFWHLAITLTCLSFLVMPVQAAQLTAQQRLLADQIISIFENNTPELQYGYAEVLDDGRGITAGRAGFTSATGDMLEVIQRYSRLRPDNILVPFLPRLQQLAASEDGSIEGLQGLPQRWADASQNPVFRQVQDDVVDELYFQPAMERAAELGAQMPLTLLALYDAIIQHGEGDDGDGLPAMIARTTAKVNGIPAEGVDERRWLKTFLKIRKQVLRHPANLETEDEWSESTGRVDSLMKLLKQGNTDLHPPIRISTWGDVFILPIR from the coding sequence TTGAATCCGTTCTGGCATTTGGCAATCACTCTGACGTGCCTGAGTTTCCTTGTTATGCCGGTACAGGCGGCACAGTTAACGGCGCAGCAACGTCTGTTGGCCGATCAGATCATCAGTATTTTCGAAAATAACACGCCGGAGCTGCAGTATGGGTATGCCGAGGTACTCGATGATGGTCGTGGCATAACCGCCGGCCGGGCCGGTTTTACCTCTGCGACCGGTGATATGCTCGAAGTGATTCAACGTTACAGCCGCCTTCGTCCCGATAATATTCTGGTGCCGTTTTTGCCGCGTCTGCAACAGCTGGCGGCATCGGAAGATGGCAGTATCGAAGGGTTGCAGGGATTACCGCAACGCTGGGCCGATGCCAGCCAGAACCCTGTGTTTCGTCAGGTTCAGGATGACGTGGTGGATGAGTTGTATTTTCAACCGGCCATGGAACGGGCAGCGGAACTGGGAGCACAAATGCCTCTGACTCTGCTGGCTCTGTATGACGCCATTATCCAGCATGGTGAGGGTGACGATGGCGATGGTCTGCCCGCCATGATTGCCCGTACCACGGCGAAAGTGAACGGTATTCCTGCTGAAGGTGTCGATGAACGACGCTGGTTAAAAACCTTTCTCAAAATCCGCAAACAGGTTTTGCGGCATCCGGCCAATCTTGAAACAGAGGACGAGTGGTCTGAATCCACCGGCCGGGTGGATAGTCTGATGAAATTATTGAAACAGGGTAATACCGATCTTCACCCCCCGATACGCATATCAACCTGGGGCGATGTATTCATATTGCCGATCCGATAG
- a CDS encoding membrane dipeptidase — translation MTIKISRQLRIPVAVILLAGLGQAAAEPNWAALVGTNYFTHQDDGCVATGKYAGKHKYASRLWNIPSGESWEQVCAETPMTLAGRTYASPHECVNTGITGMWGEWYIDDSQCEDFPQSYIRGVDDGLKREGALSGYVDLHTHLMSHLGFGGVIFHGEPYGDPETALDYCPSDNGEPHSGGHSRVEAILQDDILGAAFNTARHDNEGYPNFPYWPAYNSYTHQTMYYEWVKRAYQGGLRAMVVLAVNGDYMFGATDNGLPDIIKGIPIASDPVLDLNDMATLRRQTEAVYDMQAWIDARHGGAGKGWFRVVTSPEQAREVIAAGKLAVILGSEVDYLLDCREDNCDTSNIEADVDELYDMGLRYIFPVHLKTNGYGGAALYNILASGERYDCPHYSQDCNVKGLTEAGQKLMKTLMRKGMLIDLGHMSARTLEGALEVAEQARYPGIVTGHTGAYDMANRDNRHEANPRGQDLLRIVNLGGMVGLIPGQGNLNQVSEWRNDDGSYIAHACGASSQTFAQSYQYLLHLLGDAAYDGRITMGTDFNGFAHMPGPRFGADACPGGHTGIAQPDSTRVSYPFSTDPALIPAAEADANGVFGKYQFANRTYDYNTDGAAHIGLMPDFLEDLRQQGLKRSDLEPLYRSADYLTVMWQNAVDRSVLISP, via the coding sequence ATGACCATCAAGATATCGAGGCAACTGAGAATACCCGTCGCAGTCATACTGCTGGCAGGGTTGGGACAGGCCGCAGCAGAACCTAACTGGGCGGCGCTGGTCGGTACCAATTATTTCACTCATCAGGACGATGGTTGTGTGGCGACCGGCAAGTACGCCGGTAAACATAAATATGCTTCCCGATTGTGGAACATACCCAGCGGTGAAAGCTGGGAACAGGTTTGCGCCGAAACCCCGATGACCCTGGCGGGTCGGACGTATGCATCACCGCATGAATGTGTGAACACAGGCATCACCGGCATGTGGGGGGAGTGGTATATCGACGACAGTCAGTGCGAGGATTTTCCGCAGTCCTATATCCGTGGTGTGGATGATGGGCTGAAACGTGAAGGGGCATTATCCGGATACGTGGATCTGCATACGCATCTGATGTCCCACCTTGGTTTTGGCGGGGTTATTTTCCATGGCGAACCCTATGGCGATCCGGAAACGGCGCTGGATTATTGTCCGAGTGACAATGGTGAACCCCACTCTGGCGGGCATTCCAGAGTAGAGGCCATTCTGCAGGATGACATTTTGGGGGCGGCCTTTAACACTGCCCGCCATGACAACGAAGGTTATCCCAACTTTCCCTATTGGCCGGCCTACAACAGTTACACCCATCAGACCATGTACTACGAGTGGGTCAAACGGGCGTATCAGGGCGGGTTGCGGGCCATGGTGGTACTGGCGGTGAATGGTGATTACATGTTTGGTGCCACCGATAACGGCCTGCCGGATATTATCAAAGGCATTCCCATTGCCAGTGACCCGGTACTGGACTTGAACGACATGGCCACGCTGCGACGTCAGACCGAAGCCGTCTATGACATGCAGGCCTGGATCGATGCGCGTCACGGCGGTGCCGGCAAGGGCTGGTTCCGCGTTGTGACATCACCGGAACAGGCCAGAGAGGTGATTGCTGCCGGCAAGCTGGCGGTGATTCTGGGCAGTGAAGTGGATTACCTGCTGGATTGTCGTGAGGACAATTGTGATACCAGTAATATAGAGGCCGACGTTGATGAACTATATGATATGGGTTTGCGCTATATTTTTCCGGTGCATCTGAAAACCAATGGTTATGGTGGCGCGGCACTGTATAACATTCTGGCCAGCGGTGAGCGTTATGACTGTCCTCACTACAGCCAGGACTGCAATGTGAAGGGATTGACTGAAGCCGGACAGAAACTGATGAAAACCCTGATGCGCAAAGGCATGTTGATCGATCTCGGGCATATGTCGGCTCGCACTCTGGAAGGTGCATTGGAGGTAGCCGAGCAGGCGCGTTATCCGGGCATCGTTACCGGCCATACGGGCGCGTACGACATGGCCAATCGCGATAATCGCCACGAGGCCAATCCCAGAGGTCAAGATTTGCTGCGTATCGTCAACCTCGGCGGCATGGTGGGTTTGATTCCGGGACAGGGGAATCTCAATCAGGTCAGCGAATGGCGTAATGATGACGGCAGCTATATTGCCCATGCCTGTGGCGCCAGCAGTCAGACCTTTGCCCAGTCCTATCAATATCTCCTGCATTTACTGGGTGATGCTGCCTATGACGGCCGGATTACCATGGGCACCGATTTCAATGGTTTTGCCCATATGCCGGGACCGCGTTTTGGCGCTGATGCCTGTCCTGGTGGGCATACCGGCATTGCTCAGCCTGACTCGACCCGCGTGAGCTATCCGTTCAGCACGGATCCGGCGCTGATCCCTGCCGCTGAAGCAGATGCTAATGGGGTATTCGGAAAATATCAGTTTGCTAACCGGACATATGACTATAATACCGACGGTGCCGCTCATATTGGATTGATGCCGGACTTCCTGGAAGATCTGCGTCAGCAGGGCCTGAAACGATCTGATCTGGAACCGCTGTATCGTTCCGCCGACTACCTGACAGTGATGTGGCAAAACGCGGTTGATCGCAGTGTGCTGATCAGTCCATAA
- a CDS encoding LacI family DNA-binding transcriptional regulator: protein MPDSEQHNKRKSRHDVRPGRSKVTLREIADAAGVSISTASRAMSGAPGISEAVRQKIQSTAERLNFGEQSGSACEITVLTMVEVDVESEHFMQGVMTGIRSQCQQFGITPTISMMGSGMALPPHRADNDEPVTKGYVLLSFQDESLIQRLTEDGYPAIIINGIDALMRLDAVAPANRMGGYIAVRHLLERGHRRILNLTFSQRLTIRDRQAGYHKGLKEAGIEIDDDLVVELAAMRTDAAYSAVKARLQARGGADFTAIQCANDGCAFGAMAAIQEAGLRVPEDISIIGFDDVPTAAMAACPLTTIHVDREKIGAWGLQRLLERIKNPDMTETYTEFAVRLVERGSTGPAK, encoded by the coding sequence ATGCCGGATTCTGAGCAGCACAACAAACGCAAAAGCCGTCATGATGTACGCCCCGGACGCAGCAAAGTCACTCTGCGTGAAATTGCCGATGCCGCCGGTGTTTCCATCAGCACTGCATCCCGTGCCATGAGTGGTGCGCCCGGCATTTCTGAGGCGGTGCGCCAAAAAATACAGTCCACCGCTGAGCGGCTGAACTTTGGTGAACAATCCGGTTCTGCGTGTGAAATCACCGTGCTGACGATGGTGGAAGTGGACGTTGAGTCCGAACATTTCATGCAGGGTGTTATGACCGGTATTCGTTCCCAATGTCAGCAATTTGGTATCACGCCAACTATTTCGATGATGGGGTCTGGTATGGCTCTGCCTCCTCACCGGGCCGACAACGACGAACCGGTGACCAAGGGTTATGTGTTGTTGTCGTTTCAGGATGAGTCGCTGATTCAACGGCTCACCGAAGATGGTTATCCGGCTATCATCATTAATGGCATCGATGCGCTGATGCGCCTCGATGCCGTGGCGCCTGCCAATCGCATGGGTGGATACATTGCCGTACGGCATCTGCTTGAACGAGGGCATCGGCGCATTCTGAATCTGACGTTCTCCCAGCGGCTGACCATTCGTGATCGTCAGGCCGGTTATCACAAAGGTCTGAAAGAAGCCGGCATCGAGATCGATGATGACCTGGTTGTGGAACTCGCAGCCATGCGTACCGACGCTGCCTACAGTGCGGTCAAAGCCCGCTTGCAGGCCCGCGGCGGTGCAGACTTTACCGCCATACAGTGTGCTAATGATGGTTGTGCTTTTGGTGCCATGGCGGCCATTCAGGAGGCTGGGCTGCGGGTACCTGAAGACATCTCCATTATCGGTTTTGATGATGTTCCCACTGCCGCTATGGCGGCCTGTCCGTTGACCACGATTCATGTGGACCGCGAAAAAATCGGTGCCTGGGGACTGCAACGACTGCTGGAACGCATCAAGAATCCGGACATGACTGAAACCTACACCGAGTTTGCCGTCAGACTGGTTGAACGGGGCTCTACCGGACCGGCCAAATGA
- a CDS encoding DUF2264 domain-containing protein has protein sequence MANESEYSSVILSAWQRDPSVQALLTKNPLYGNPLQTRQHLRQAVLGFYDPLRPWYSTAGARLRLGVGGVHYGSAAAEMESFVRPLWGLAPLLAGGGEFDDLPRYLSGLTAGMDPDHPEYWGDVGPYDQRMVEMAGLSLAFLLAPEQFWQPLSAAAKDHIARWLLTINDFPTADNNWLFFRVLANLALRNVGRSWSDEAVRAALQRIDSFYLGDGWYRDGERYQLDYYVPMALHFYGLMVAQLAGDLYPDHAARYRQRARVFAADFQHWFADDGAAVPFGRSMTYRFAQGAFWAACAFAGEEVLPWGRIKGLLLRHLRWWGQQPICERDGVLSIGYGYPNLLMSEAYNAPGSPYWALKSFLVLALPEQHPFWQAEEESPQALDRERVVMPASGFIGRRGPADAVLLTGGQDGCEHRGCDAKYARFAYSSAHGFSLSSDANGPERPDYSALDSGLMVSRDGLSFLSRSRISEAGIDQNMAFGRWQPDAGLEICSWVDFASPGWHIRIHRIITSSELQVVETGFAVDRSGDGHQTPDDWIEAADGLAQVRTLSGISAVQDLTGERNGMIVRAAPNTNLRFPRTFIPRLNGTVTAGTHWLVTAVFATVDTQQQTMTTLEIPETVARFCRAHGIMILKS, from the coding sequence ATGGCCAATGAGTCTGAATATTCCAGTGTTATCCTGTCTGCCTGGCAACGGGATCCCTCGGTACAGGCACTGCTGACGAAAAACCCGCTGTATGGCAATCCATTACAAACCCGGCAACATCTGCGTCAGGCGGTATTGGGCTTTTATGATCCCCTGCGCCCGTGGTATTCGACCGCCGGTGCGCGCCTGCGCCTGGGTGTGGGCGGGGTGCATTACGGCAGTGCGGCAGCGGAGATGGAATCGTTTGTGCGGCCGTTGTGGGGGCTCGCACCGTTGCTGGCCGGTGGCGGCGAGTTTGACGATCTGCCGCGCTATCTGAGCGGACTGACCGCCGGCATGGATCCGGATCATCCGGAATACTGGGGGGATGTCGGCCCTTACGATCAGCGCATGGTGGAAATGGCGGGCTTGTCACTGGCATTTCTGCTGGCACCGGAGCAGTTCTGGCAGCCTCTGAGCGCCGCCGCCAAAGACCATATCGCCCGCTGGCTGCTGACCATCAATGACTTTCCCACCGCCGATAACAACTGGCTGTTTTTCCGGGTGCTGGCCAATCTGGCACTGCGCAATGTCGGGCGGAGCTGGTCTGATGAAGCGGTACGGGCGGCGCTGCAACGCATTGACAGTTTTTATCTTGGTGATGGCTGGTATCGTGATGGCGAGCGTTATCAGCTGGATTACTACGTGCCGATGGCGCTGCACTTTTATGGCTTGATGGTGGCGCAGCTGGCGGGCGATCTGTATCCCGACCATGCCGCCCGTTACCGCCAGCGGGCACGGGTGTTTGCGGCGGACTTCCAGCACTGGTTTGCCGACGACGGAGCCGCGGTGCCGTTTGGCCGTTCCATGACCTATCGTTTTGCCCAGGGAGCATTCTGGGCCGCCTGTGCCTTTGCCGGTGAAGAGGTATTGCCCTGGGGACGGATCAAAGGACTGTTGCTGCGGCATCTGCGTTGGTGGGGACAGCAGCCGATCTGCGAACGCGACGGTGTATTGTCCATTGGTTATGGCTACCCCAATCTGCTGATGTCAGAAGCTTACAACGCGCCGGGTTCACCCTATTGGGCGCTGAAGAGTTTCCTGGTGCTGGCGCTGCCGGAGCAGCATCCATTCTGGCAGGCCGAAGAGGAATCGCCGCAGGCGCTGGATCGTGAACGGGTGGTGATGCCGGCGTCAGGATTTATCGGCCGTCGTGGCCCGGCTGATGCGGTACTGCTGACCGGTGGACAGGATGGCTGTGAGCATCGCGGTTGTGACGCCAAATATGCGCGCTTTGCCTATTCTTCTGCCCACGGGTTTTCCCTCAGCAGCGATGCCAACGGTCCGGAACGACCGGATTATTCGGCGCTTGATTCCGGCCTGATGGTGTCCCGCGATGGTCTGAGTTTTCTGTCCCGCAGTCGTATCAGTGAGGCCGGTATCGATCAGAATATGGCGTTTGGTCGCTGGCAACCCGATGCCGGGCTGGAGATTTGCAGCTGGGTGGATTTTGCCTCGCCTGGCTGGCATATCCGGATCCATCGGATCATCACCTCGTCTGAATTGCAGGTAGTGGAAACCGGTTTTGCCGTTGATCGCAGTGGCGATGGTCATCAGACTCCTGACGATTGGATAGAAGCAGCCGATGGCCTGGCTCAGGTACGGACATTGTCCGGCATTTCGGCGGTGCAGGATTTAACGGGTGAGCGTAACGGGATGATTGTGCGGGCAGCACCCAATACCAATCTGCGTTTTCCCCGGACCTTTATTCCGCGCCTGAATGGTACTGTCACTGCCGGAACGCATTGGCTGGTGACCGCAGTGTTTGCGACGGTGGACACGCAACAGCAAACCATGACCACACTGGAGATCCCGGAAACGGTTGCAAGATTTTGCCGTGCACATGGGATTATGATATTGAAGTCCTGA
- a CDS encoding ABC transporter ATP-binding protein: MTSVRRKLLSVHHLSMDFPQQHSVLNVLNDISFDVYQGETLGLVGESGCGKTTLGRCLMRMYQPTRGSVLYQPDDHSEAVDLCKVNGAALRQTHRQIRMVFQDPWSSLNPRMTVFDIIAEPLKNQRPRMARSEMEDRVASMMLRVGLRPELMSRYPYAFSGGQRQRVGIARALVVEPRLVVADEAVSALDVSIRAQILNLLADLKEELNLTYIFISHDLGVVRHICDRVAVMYAGELVELADTNQLYGSPGHPYTEALISAVPRPDPRLRSAGSQRKILRGEVPDVAHRPTGCVFHPRCLYASEACRTDAPELGADHEQHLARCLRRDELTLTGV, encoded by the coding sequence ATGACGTCCGTTCGCCGCAAACTGTTATCCGTTCATCATCTGTCGATGGATTTTCCGCAGCAGCACTCGGTACTGAATGTGCTGAACGATATTTCCTTTGATGTCTATCAGGGCGAAACCCTGGGGCTGGTGGGAGAGAGTGGTTGCGGCAAAACCACTCTGGGCCGTTGTCTGATGCGAATGTACCAGCCGACTCGCGGCAGTGTGCTGTATCAGCCCGACGATCACAGCGAAGCGGTTGATCTCTGCAAGGTCAACGGTGCAGCCCTGCGACAGACCCATCGGCAGATTCGCATGGTGTTTCAGGACCCGTGGTCATCCCTGAATCCACGGATGACGGTGTTCGACATCATTGCCGAACCGCTGAAAAACCAGCGTCCGCGCATGGCCCGCAGTGAAATGGAGGATCGCGTCGCCAGCATGATGCTCAGAGTCGGACTGCGTCCGGAGCTGATGTCGCGTTATCCCTATGCGTTTTCCGGCGGTCAGCGCCAGCGCGTCGGTATCGCCCGCGCCCTGGTCGTGGAACCCCGGCTGGTGGTGGCCGATGAAGCGGTATCAGCGCTCGATGTGTCGATCCGGGCACAGATCCTCAACCTGCTGGCAGACCTCAAGGAAGAATTGAATCTGACCTACATTTTTATCAGTCATGATCTGGGGGTGGTGCGGCATATCTGTGACCGCGTGGCGGTCATGTATGCCGGTGAACTGGTTGAGCTGGCGGACACCAATCAGCTTTATGGCAGCCCCGGTCATCCCTATACCGAAGCACTGATTTCCGCCGTGCCGCGACCCGATCCGCGCCTGCGCAGCGCCGGCTCGCAACGCAAGATCCTGCGGGGTGAGGTGCCTGACGTGGCTCACCGGCCGACCGGCTGCGTGTTTCACCCGCGCTGTCTGTATGCCTCGGAAGCCTGCCGCACTGATGCACCCGAACTCGGTGCGGATCACGAACAACATCTGGCGCGCTGTCTGCGTCGCGACGAATTAACGCTGACCGGAGTCTGA
- a CDS encoding ABC transporter ATP-binding protein: MTQTPETPLLELRDLRVEFALPTQTVHAVRGVNLSLEAGKTLCIVGESGCGKSVTARAIMQLLDPPGRIAAGQILYHQDSAVLDVAAMDPRGKPVRALRGREMGMIFQEPMASLSPVHTIADQVGEGMRYHFGLTKKEALTRVLALLHQVGLANPERVAESYPFQLSGGMLQRCMIALALACQPRILIADEPTTALDVTTQAQILELMQQLQADTGTAIILITHDLGVVAEIADTVAVMYLGEVVEYGPVTDIFADPRHPYTQALMKSVLRVDVPRVPGSRLETIDGMVPSAATVTPGCAFASRCPEAMAGVCDRQRPQTMLINQQHSTACHRRVAEAQQPAPTAAYARRA; the protein is encoded by the coding sequence ATGACCCAAACCCCGGAGACACCGTTGCTGGAGTTGCGTGACCTCAGGGTGGAATTTGCGCTGCCCACGCAGACCGTTCACGCCGTGCGCGGCGTCAATCTGAGCCTCGAAGCCGGCAAAACCCTGTGTATCGTCGGCGAAAGCGGCTGTGGCAAATCCGTGACGGCGCGGGCCATCATGCAACTGCTCGATCCTCCCGGACGCATCGCCGCCGGTCAGATTCTGTATCACCAGGATTCAGCCGTGCTCGATGTCGCCGCCATGGATCCCAGAGGCAAACCGGTCAGAGCTTTACGTGGGCGTGAAATGGGCATGATCTTTCAGGAGCCGATGGCTTCCCTGAGTCCGGTGCATACCATTGCCGATCAGGTGGGCGAGGGCATGCGTTACCATTTTGGGCTGACAAAAAAAGAGGCACTGACGCGGGTATTGGCATTGTTGCATCAAGTCGGCCTGGCGAATCCGGAACGGGTGGCGGAGAGTTATCCGTTTCAATTGTCCGGTGGCATGCTGCAACGCTGCATGATTGCCCTGGCGCTGGCCTGTCAGCCCCGGATTCTCATTGCCGATGAGCCGACCACAGCCCTGGATGTGACCACTCAGGCACAGATTCTCGAACTGATGCAGCAGTTACAGGCAGATACCGGCACCGCGATTATTCTCATTACACATGACCTGGGCGTGGTGGCGGAAATTGCCGATACCGTGGCGGTCATGTATCTCGGCGAAGTGGTGGAATATGGTCCGGTGACGGATATTTTTGCCGATCCCCGTCATCCCTATACCCAGGCTTTGATGAAATCGGTGCTGCGGGTGGATGTCCCGCGAGTGCCGGGCAGCCGTCTGGAAACCATCGACGGCATGGTGCCGTCAGCGGCCACGGTCACTCCCGGCTGCGCCTTTGCTTCACGTTGCCCGGAGGCCATGGCCGGCGTCTGTGACCGGCAACGCCCGCAAACCATGCTGATCAATCAACAGCACAGTACCGCCTGTCATCGCCGGGTTGCCGAAGCGCAGCAGCCGGCACCGACAGCCGCTTATGCCAGGAGAGCCTGA